The proteins below come from a single Miscanthus floridulus cultivar M001 chromosome 1, ASM1932011v1, whole genome shotgun sequence genomic window:
- the LOC136546160 gene encoding calcium-binding protein CP1-like → MCPTGKYLGLDLSVTAVSGAGGDLRPAFDVLDADRDGRISREDLKSFYAAAGPAAGEQRFDDDDLTAMIAAADADRDGFVQYDEFERLLAGRAAAAAGGAGRRSAMEDAFRLMDLDGDGKVGFEDLKDYLGWAGMPAADDEVRAMIRVAGRGDGGDEGVGLEALARVLAVDFVPV, encoded by the coding sequence ATGTGTCCCACCGGCAAGTACCTGGGGCTCGACCTCTCCGTCACCGCCGTCTCCGGCGCTGGCGGCGACCTGAGGCCGGCGTTCGACGTGCTTGACGCGGACCGGGATGGCCGCATCAGCCGGGAGGACCTCAAGTCCTTCTACGCTGCCGCGGGGCCCGCCGCCGGCGAGCAGCGGTTCGACGACGACGACCTCACGGCCATGATCGCGGCCGCCGACGCCGACCGCGACGGCTTCGTGCAGTACGACGAGTTCGAGCGCCTGCTggccggccgcgccgccgccgccgcgggaggCGCCGGGCGCCGCTCCGCCATGGAGGACGCCTTCCGGCTCATGGACCTGGACGGGGACGGCAAGGTCGGGTTCGAGGACCTCAAGGACTACCTCGGCTGGGCTGGGATGCCCGCGGCGGACGACGAGGTCCGCGCCATGATCCGCGTCGCCGGCAGAGGGGACGGCGGCGACGAAGGCGTGGGGCTCGAGGCGCTCGCCAGAGTGCTCGCGGTCGACTTTGTGcccgtttag